From the Natrarchaeobaculum aegyptiacum genome, one window contains:
- a CDS encoding Mov34/MPN/PAD-1 family protein: MGLLDALFRSNEILGIAEETLEFALESSEATHPNEYMGFLRGTEASRLGLEQDGLVITDVLVVPGTEVNSVSATVRTSQIPNDVNALGSVHSHPNGVIEPSSADLGTFGRGSVHIIIGAPYRRRDWRAFDSEGKPTNLNVLDVELPDTEEFFDFTQEDIDEELGR; this comes from the coding sequence ATGGGGCTGCTCGACGCGCTGTTTCGCTCGAACGAGATCCTCGGCATCGCCGAGGAGACCCTCGAGTTCGCACTGGAGTCCTCGGAGGCGACCCACCCGAACGAGTACATGGGATTTCTCCGGGGCACCGAGGCGAGCCGACTGGGGCTCGAGCAAGACGGCCTCGTCATCACGGACGTGCTCGTCGTCCCCGGAACGGAGGTCAACAGCGTCAGCGCGACCGTGCGGACGAGCCAGATTCCGAACGACGTCAACGCCCTCGGCAGCGTTCACTCCCATCCGAACGGCGTGATCGAGCCAAGCAGCGCGGACCTCGGCACGTTCGGCAGGGGCAGCGTCCACATCATCATCGGGGCGCCCTACCGTCGACGCGACTGGCGAGCGTTCGATTCGGAAGGTAAACCGACGAACCTGAACGTCCTCGACGTCGAGCTTCCGGATACCGAGGAGTTCTTCGATTTCACCCAGGAGGACATCGACGAGGAGTTAGGCAGATGA
- the tatA gene encoding twin-arginine translocase TatA/TatE family subunit, which produces MVAEIAPLFIPGGFGGPELLIILFIAILLFGANKIPKLARSTGEAMGEFEKGREKVETELEEMRQTGDFDGDEDDTDFVDTEPVTSDDDDAIETDAETEAETESN; this is translated from the coding sequence ATGGTAGCCGAAATCGCACCGCTGTTCATCCCCGGCGGCTTCGGGGGTCCGGAACTCTTGATCATCCTCTTCATCGCAATCCTGCTCTTCGGGGCCAACAAGATCCCGAAACTCGCACGATCGACCGGTGAAGCCATGGGTGAGTTCGAGAAGGGTCGTGAGAAGGTCGAAACGGAACTCGAGGAGATGCGCCAGACCGGTGACTTCGACGGAGATGAAGACGACACCGACTTCGTCGACACCGAACCCGTCACTTCCGACGACGACGACGCAATCGAGACGGACGCCGAGACCGAAGCCGAGACGGAATCGAACTGA
- a CDS encoding redoxin domain-containing protein translates to MTATGDAAPDFTAPLANGDVDSFTLEERLDEAPIVLAFFPGAFTGVCTNEMCTFQDRLSAFEDVDAAVYGVSRDSPFALNEFRDQNDLEFGLVSDFNGEIIDEYDVEMHFDDLGVYGVAKRSVFVVDGDGEITYSWVSDDPGVEPDYDEVEAAAEEAA, encoded by the coding sequence ATGACAGCAACTGGAGACGCCGCACCCGACTTTACCGCACCGCTCGCAAACGGCGACGTCGACTCGTTCACGCTCGAAGAGCGCCTCGACGAGGCCCCGATCGTCCTCGCGTTCTTCCCCGGAGCGTTTACGGGCGTCTGCACCAACGAGATGTGCACGTTCCAGGACCGACTCTCGGCGTTCGAGGACGTCGACGCCGCAGTGTACGGCGTCAGCCGCGACTCGCCGTTCGCACTCAACGAGTTCCGCGACCAGAACGACCTCGAGTTCGGTCTCGTCAGCGACTTCAACGGCGAGATCATCGACGAATACGACGTCGAGATGCACTTCGACGACCTCGGCGTTTACGGCGTCGCCAAGCGCTCGGTCTTCGTCGTCGACGGCGACGGCGAGATCACCTACTCGTGGGTCAGCGACGACCCCGGCGTCGAACCCGACTACGACGAGGTCGAAGCAGCCGCCGAAGAGGCCGCCTGA
- a CDS encoding CheR family methyltransferase, producing the protein MGTETFTALLEFMERRLNFATSHYNESYLDRRITARMRRTGCEEYDEYFDLVQEDPDEQEALLESMSINVTGFFRNPDVWEGIRDVLRTLSAEQRRVDVWSAACADGREPYSLSMVAHDEPAIDASNVRITATDISEPALETAREGVYEDSRTTDLRDQLSHLRDYEEYVEYDENDETVRVRDPIKQNVTFERHDLINDRPKSGVDLVTCRNLFIYIESEHKRTILETIADSLREGGYLVIGKSETIPPDLKSRFEAVDSRLRIYRTI; encoded by the coding sequence GTGGGGACTGAGACGTTTACCGCCCTCCTCGAGTTCATGGAGCGGCGACTGAACTTCGCGACCAGCCACTACAACGAGAGCTACCTCGACCGTCGGATCACGGCCCGAATGCGCCGCACCGGCTGCGAGGAGTACGACGAATACTTCGACCTCGTCCAGGAGGATCCGGACGAACAGGAAGCCCTGCTCGAGTCGATGAGTATCAACGTTACCGGCTTCTTCCGCAATCCGGACGTCTGGGAGGGGATCCGCGACGTCCTGCGGACCCTCTCAGCCGAACAGCGACGGGTCGACGTCTGGTCGGCAGCCTGTGCGGACGGCCGCGAACCGTACTCGCTGTCGATGGTCGCTCACGACGAACCGGCAATCGACGCCTCGAACGTCCGGATCACGGCGACGGACATCAGTGAACCCGCCCTCGAGACCGCACGCGAAGGCGTCTACGAGGACTCCCGGACGACCGACCTCAGAGACCAGCTCTCTCATCTGCGCGACTACGAGGAGTACGTCGAGTACGACGAGAACGACGAGACCGTCCGCGTTCGCGACCCGATCAAGCAAAACGTCACGTTCGAACGCCACGACCTGATCAACGATCGCCCGAAATCAGGCGTCGACCTCGTCACCTGCCGGAACCTCTTCATCTACATCGAATCCGAACACAAGCGGACGATCCTCGAGACCATCGCCGACTCGTTGCGCGAGGGTGGCTACCTCGTCATCGGGAAAAGCGAGACGATTCCACCCGACCTGAAGTCACGCTTCGAGGCCGTCGACAGCCGACTGCGGATCTATCGGACGATCTGA
- a CDS encoding tRNA-dihydrouridine synthase, producing the protein MPSLPFAPRLALASLSGEADADWARTGAEYAGAAFLGGIALDDDSRAAARELVARDRSEFLPPDPIAFVDDQLAALADVPIQPAVNVRSTTPEPIVEAARVCRDRGALLELNAHCRQEELCAVGCGETLLADTDRLERFVDAAAQTGCLVGVKVRAEVPGVDLATTVRGLETAGASFVHVDAMDSESVIAEVTAACDLFVIANNGVRDDDTVREYVEYGADAVSVGRPSDNLAVLERVRRAVDGHLEPERADPR; encoded by the coding sequence ATGCCTTCACTCCCGTTCGCACCGCGGCTCGCTCTCGCCAGTCTCAGCGGCGAGGCCGACGCCGACTGGGCCCGAACGGGCGCAGAGTACGCCGGTGCGGCCTTCCTCGGCGGCATCGCACTGGACGACGACTCGAGAGCAGCCGCTCGCGAACTGGTTGCGCGGGACCGCTCGGAGTTTCTGCCACCGGACCCGATCGCGTTCGTCGACGATCAGCTGGCTGCCCTCGCTGACGTGCCCATTCAGCCCGCAGTCAACGTCCGGTCGACGACGCCGGAGCCGATCGTCGAGGCCGCACGCGTCTGTCGCGACCGGGGCGCGCTGCTCGAGCTCAACGCCCACTGCCGCCAGGAGGAACTCTGTGCGGTCGGCTGTGGAGAGACGCTGCTGGCCGACACCGACCGCCTCGAGCGCTTCGTCGACGCTGCCGCCCAGACCGGTTGCCTCGTCGGTGTCAAGGTTCGAGCGGAGGTTCCCGGAGTCGACCTCGCGACGACCGTGCGCGGACTCGAGACCGCCGGTGCATCCTTCGTCCACGTCGACGCGATGGACTCGGAGTCGGTGATCGCCGAGGTCACGGCAGCCTGTGACCTGTTCGTGATCGCCAACAACGGCGTCCGTGACGACGACACCGTCCGCGAGTACGTCGAGTACGGCGCCGACGCGGTCAGTGTCGGTCGGCCAAGCGACAATCTCGCCGTCCTCGAGCGCGTGCGACGGGCCGTCGACGGCCACCTCGAACCGGAGCGCGCCGACCCACGATAG
- a CDS encoding DUF7385 family protein — MALTPDFDLHDHRHQLKQVSDTGDVAVFENRDDLACPACSRPFSRLMILTGQRVSFPENDGDPFCLLRRDDDVVLCRH; from the coding sequence ATGGCACTCACCCCGGACTTCGATCTCCACGATCACCGCCACCAGCTGAAACAGGTCAGCGATACTGGCGACGTCGCCGTCTTCGAGAACCGCGACGACCTCGCCTGTCCGGCCTGCTCGAGGCCGTTCTCGAGGCTCATGATCCTCACAGGACAGCGGGTCAGCTTCCCGGAGAACGATGGCGATCCGTTCTGTCTCCTCAGACGCGACGACGACGTCGTTCTCTGTCGACACTAA
- the cofD gene encoding 2-phospho-L-lactate transferase, producing MVTFLSGGTGTPKLLDGAGTAFSPEETTIVANTGDDIELGGLFVSPDVDTLLFQGGGVLDRETWWGIDGDTHRTNAALMDLASAADLPDGPQYLPDDRQTGGRELANWRRFSGVAEFMTIGDRDRAVHITRTSLLDQGHTLSETTERLATAFGLEVDLLPMSDDPVASLVHTDEGMMHFQEYWVGRGGDPAVETVEFRGSSSAEPAPGVLEALSDTVVIGPSNPVTSIGPMLSLPGVAQALMETTVVAVSPFLGDEAFSGPAGDLMEAVDADPSTAGLTTAYPFADAFVIDDGDDTEFDRPTVHTDIRIDSPEDARRVVEAVEDAIETVN from the coding sequence ATGGTAACCTTCCTCTCGGGTGGGACCGGGACTCCGAAACTGCTGGACGGTGCTGGCACGGCGTTCTCGCCGGAGGAGACCACGATCGTGGCGAACACGGGTGACGACATCGAACTCGGTGGGCTGTTCGTCTCCCCGGACGTCGACACGTTACTCTTTCAGGGCGGAGGCGTGCTCGACCGTGAGACCTGGTGGGGCATCGACGGCGACACCCATCGCACGAACGCGGCGCTGATGGATCTCGCGTCGGCGGCTGATCTCCCCGACGGACCGCAGTACCTCCCGGACGACCGGCAGACGGGCGGGCGAGAACTCGCGAACTGGCGGCGGTTCTCGGGCGTCGCCGAGTTCATGACCATCGGCGACCGCGACCGGGCGGTCCACATCACCAGGACGAGCCTCCTCGATCAGGGCCACACGCTGAGCGAGACGACCGAACGGCTCGCGACCGCCTTCGGCCTCGAGGTCGACCTCCTGCCGATGAGCGACGACCCCGTCGCCAGCCTCGTCCACACGGACGAGGGGATGATGCACTTCCAGGAGTACTGGGTCGGCCGCGGCGGCGACCCCGCCGTCGAGACCGTCGAGTTCAGGGGGTCCTCGAGCGCCGAACCTGCTCCCGGCGTGCTCGAGGCCCTGTCGGATACCGTCGTCATCGGCCCCTCGAACCCGGTGACGAGTATCGGCCCCATGCTGTCACTGCCGGGCGTCGCGCAGGCGCTGATGGAGACGACCGTCGTCGCCGTCTCGCCGTTCCTCGGCGACGAGGCGTTCTCCGGGCCGGCCGGCGACCTGATGGAGGCAGTGGACGCCGATCCCAGTACGGCAGGACTGACGACTGCCTATCCCTTCGCCGACGCGTTCGTCATCGACGACGGCGACGACACCGAGTTCGACCGTCCGACGGTCCACACGGACATCCGGATCGACTCGCCCGAGGACGCACGGCGTGTCGTCGAGGCGGTCGAAGACGCGATCGAAACGGTGAACTGA
- a CDS encoding NADPH:quinone reductase, translating to MRAVRLHEHGDADVLQVDEIDRPSPGPEELLLEVAAAGVNPVDTYFRDGSYEPVSLPFTPGVDVSGTVVETGDEVEDFEEGDRVYGTGIGNGGAQGAYAEYATIPTDRVVHLPDDADLVEAGAAGVVAATAWRALIDHADLGPAEYCLVHGGSGGVGHAAVQIATAVSARVITTAAPEYHDRLEALGADTVLDYNRDDLAEAVLEASDGGVDVVLDHRLDDYLQFDADVAAQNARVVGIGENSPDPAFTNDGAARSKDVTYTFMILFNAPDLREPLRGIAYLMETGALSIDVARSYDLADAGDAQRDVMNESVFGKLVIEP from the coding sequence ATGCGAGCCGTACGCCTTCACGAGCACGGAGATGCCGACGTACTGCAGGTCGACGAGATCGATCGTCCGAGTCCCGGCCCGGAGGAACTCCTCCTCGAGGTGGCTGCGGCGGGGGTCAACCCCGTCGACACCTACTTCCGGGACGGCTCCTACGAGCCGGTCAGTCTGCCGTTCACGCCCGGAGTCGACGTCTCGGGAACCGTCGTCGAGACGGGCGACGAGGTCGAGGACTTCGAGGAGGGCGACCGCGTCTACGGCACCGGGATCGGCAACGGCGGCGCACAGGGAGCCTACGCCGAGTACGCGACGATCCCGACCGACCGGGTCGTCCACCTCCCCGACGACGCCGACCTCGTCGAGGCCGGCGCGGCAGGCGTCGTCGCCGCTACCGCCTGGCGGGCACTGATCGACCACGCCGACCTCGGTCCCGCCGAGTACTGCCTCGTCCACGGCGGTTCGGGCGGCGTCGGCCACGCAGCAGTCCAGATCGCCACGGCCGTCAGCGCGCGCGTGATCACCACCGCCGCACCCGAGTATCACGACCGGCTCGAGGCACTCGGTGCCGATACCGTCCTCGACTACAACCGGGACGATCTGGCAGAGGCCGTCCTCGAGGCCTCCGACGGTGGCGTCGACGTCGTTCTCGACCACCGGCTGGACGACTACCTGCAGTTCGACGCCGACGTGGCGGCCCAGAACGCCCGGGTCGTCGGCATCGGCGAGAACAGTCCGGACCCTGCGTTCACGAACGACGGCGCGGCCCGCTCGAAGGACGTCACCTACACGTTCATGATCCTGTTCAACGCGCCCGACCTCCGGGAGCCCCTGCGCGGAATCGCCTACCTGATGGAGACCGGTGCGCTCTCGATCGACGTCGCCCGCAGCTACGACTTGGCGGACGCCGGTGACGCCCAGCGAGACGTGATGAACGAGAGCGTGTTCGGAAAGCTGGTAATCGAGCCCTGA
- a CDS encoding DHH family phosphoesterase, translating into MTAESAGDTGTDDGDSVVYDLDPDCTTDDLERGQPYLAEINGIVDYGVFVDLSDDVSGLVHESVLEGTFRVGDELVVELEAVRDNGDLAFEPAEIDVDDEYDVESISHEYSLTGTNRLKSNVGDQIHLEGEVVQVKQTAGPTIFHIADEHGVVPCAAFEEAGVRAYPGTDVGDVVRVTGTPEHREETLQIEVDGLSTLEGETAEEARERIQQAIDERAEPHDVEPLIDWPAFEKLRPSLREVAKLLRRTVLEGRPIRVRHHADGDGMCAAVPVQIALERFIEEVHEDDHAPRHLVRRLPAKAPFYEMEDATRDLNFALEDREKHGQQLPLLLMLDNGSTEEDVPAYETLAHYDIPIAVVDHHHPDPDAVEDLLDAHVNPYLHDEDYRITTGMLCVELARMIYPDLTDELRHVPAVAGLSDRSKADAMDDYLELAAEEGFDEERLQDVSEALDYAAFWLRYNSGDQLIQELLRIDADDDERHEELVAFLAERSREEVDDQLEAAMAHLEHEDLDNGAHLYRIDVENYAHRFTYPAPGKTTGEIHDRKIEDTGDPVITVGYGPDFAVLRSDGVRLDIPRMVSELEEEIPGGGVSGGGHLVVGSIKFVKGKREEVIDALVEKMADAEIDEALSSAAPIDDD; encoded by the coding sequence ATGACAGCTGAGTCTGCCGGAGATACCGGCACCGACGACGGGGATTCCGTCGTCTACGATCTCGACCCCGACTGCACCACAGACGATCTCGAGCGAGGACAACCGTACCTCGCGGAGATCAACGGCATCGTCGACTACGGCGTCTTCGTCGACCTCTCGGATGACGTCTCCGGACTCGTCCACGAGTCCGTCCTCGAGGGCACCTTCCGGGTCGGCGACGAACTCGTCGTCGAACTCGAGGCGGTCCGTGATAACGGCGACCTCGCGTTCGAACCCGCCGAAATCGACGTCGACGACGAGTACGACGTCGAATCGATCTCTCACGAGTACTCTCTGACCGGGACCAACCGACTGAAGTCCAACGTCGGCGACCAGATCCACCTCGAAGGCGAGGTCGTTCAGGTCAAACAGACCGCCGGCCCGACCATCTTCCACATCGCGGACGAACACGGCGTCGTCCCGTGTGCTGCCTTCGAGGAAGCCGGCGTTCGCGCGTACCCCGGAACCGACGTCGGCGACGTCGTCCGCGTCACCGGGACGCCCGAACACCGGGAGGAGACCCTCCAGATCGAGGTCGACGGGCTCTCGACGCTCGAAGGCGAGACCGCCGAGGAGGCGCGGGAACGTATCCAGCAGGCGATCGACGAGCGCGCCGAACCACACGACGTCGAGCCGCTGATCGACTGGCCCGCATTCGAGAAGCTCCGACCCAGCCTGCGCGAGGTCGCCAAACTGCTCCGTCGGACCGTCCTCGAGGGCCGCCCCATCCGGGTGCGCCACCACGCCGACGGCGACGGCATGTGCGCCGCCGTTCCGGTCCAGATCGCCCTCGAGCGCTTCATCGAGGAGGTCCACGAGGACGACCACGCGCCCCGCCACCTCGTCCGTCGGCTCCCCGCGAAGGCACCGTTCTACGAGATGGAAGACGCCACCCGCGACCTCAACTTCGCACTCGAGGACCGGGAGAAACACGGCCAGCAGCTTCCCCTCCTGCTCATGCTCGACAACGGGTCGACCGAGGAGGACGTCCCTGCCTACGAGACGCTGGCCCACTACGACATCCCAATCGCGGTCGTCGACCACCACCACCCCGACCCCGACGCCGTCGAGGACCTCCTCGACGCCCACGTCAACCCGTACCTCCACGACGAGGACTACCGCATCACGACGGGAATGCTCTGTGTCGAACTCGCGCGGATGATCTACCCCGACCTCACCGACGAACTTCGGCACGTCCCCGCCGTCGCCGGCCTTTCGGACCGCTCGAAAGCCGACGCGATGGACGACTACCTCGAACTCGCCGCCGAGGAAGGGTTCGACGAGGAACGCCTGCAGGACGTCAGCGAGGCGCTCGACTACGCCGCCTTCTGGCTGCGCTACAACTCCGGCGACCAGCTAATTCAGGAACTGCTCCGGATCGACGCCGATGACGACGAGCGCCACGAAGAACTCGTTGCTTTCCTCGCCGAGCGATCCCGTGAGGAAGTCGACGACCAGCTCGAGGCCGCGATGGCTCACCTGGAGCACGAGGACCTGGACAACGGCGCACACCTCTATCGGATCGACGTCGAGAACTACGCCCACCGATTCACCTACCCTGCACCGGGCAAAACGACCGGCGAGATCCACGACCGCAAGATCGAGGACACGGGCGACCCGGTCATCACGGTCGGCTACGGCCCCGACTTCGCCGTCCTCCGCAGTGACGGCGTCCGGCTGGACATCCCACGGATGGTCTCCGAACTCGAAGAAGAGATCCCCGGTGGCGGCGTCTCCGGCGGCGGTCACCTCGTCGTCGGCTCGATCAAGTTCGTCAAAGGAAAGCGCGAGGAGGTCATCGACGCCCTCGTCGAGAAGATGGCCGACGCCGAGATCGACGAGGCGCTCTCGAGTGCCGCGCCGATCGACGACGACTGA
- a CDS encoding VOC family protein — protein sequence MDGTLDHTMIRVADLEESLDWYETHLEYEEKDRFEGDGFTIVYLGPEDVHEEGAMLELTHNEGETPEVGDAWGHIAVRVPEGELEDYYQQLMDQGVEDYRDPESCGGRYAFVIDPDGHEIEIVQRDPEEGALWSIDHTMIRVEDADEALGFWTRKFEYDEVGRWEADTFANYFVEPRDAAPEAMAVELTYNYDGRTYEQGDAWGHLCVRVDDLETDWETLLEREADDYRDPESNDNMYAFTKDPDGHEIELIERDLEADSLFPF from the coding sequence ATGGACGGAACGCTCGACCACACGATGATCCGCGTCGCAGACCTCGAGGAATCGCTCGACTGGTACGAGACCCACCTCGAGTACGAGGAGAAAGATCGCTTCGAGGGCGACGGCTTTACCATCGTCTACCTCGGGCCCGAAGACGTGCACGAGGAGGGGGCGATGCTCGAGCTCACCCACAACGAGGGCGAGACGCCGGAAGTGGGCGATGCGTGGGGACACATCGCCGTCCGCGTGCCCGAGGGCGAACTCGAGGATTATTATCAGCAATTGATGGATCAGGGCGTCGAGGACTACCGCGATCCCGAATCCTGTGGTGGACGCTATGCGTTCGTCATAGATCCTGACGGTCACGAAATCGAGATCGTTCAGCGCGACCCCGAGGAGGGCGCGCTGTGGTCGATCGACCACACGATGATCCGTGTCGAAGACGCAGACGAAGCCCTCGGCTTCTGGACTCGCAAGTTCGAGTACGACGAGGTCGGCCGCTGGGAGGCAGACACGTTCGCGAACTACTTCGTCGAACCTCGGGACGCCGCTCCGGAGGCGATGGCCGTCGAACTCACATACAACTACGACGGTCGCACCTACGAGCAGGGCGATGCCTGGGGGCACCTCTGCGTGCGCGTCGACGACCTCGAGACCGACTGGGAAACTCTCCTCGAGCGCGAGGCCGACGACTACCGTGACCCCGAGAGCAACGACAACATGTACGCGTTCACGAAGGACCCGGACGGACACGAGATCGAACTCATCGAACGCGACCTCGAGGCCGACTCGCTGTTCCCGTTCTGA
- a CDS encoding LLM class flavin-dependent oxidoreductase yields the protein MDLSVVDLSPVPYDGTATDAYANTLEAARQAEELGYERFWVAEHHGMADSIAGTTPEVLLGYLAAETNSIRLGSGAVLVNHYSPFKVAEEFAVLSALAPGRIDAGLGRANGSPAADRALGTDRHVEDPDGDHAEKLEAVVAHLYDEFPPSHPYSELELPRSDGRPAEPWVLGSSPSSAAVAAELGLPYCFAAFIRPQFATRSFEVYREEFEPSSLTGGVDEPRGMVAVNAVCAETDEDAARLRAVAEATYRRMRRGVVGTRPTVAEAIDELGGVPDPTPEPLEEDEWPRSISGSPETLASLIEQLADRVGVSEVMIQHVMPDHDTAQRSHELLAGGVGLQ from the coding sequence ATGGACCTCTCCGTCGTCGACCTCTCTCCTGTGCCCTACGACGGCACCGCGACCGACGCCTACGCGAACACGCTCGAGGCAGCCCGGCAGGCCGAGGAACTCGGCTACGAACGCTTCTGGGTGGCCGAACACCACGGAATGGCCGACTCCATCGCCGGCACGACGCCCGAGGTATTGCTCGGCTATCTCGCCGCCGAGACGAACTCGATTCGGCTGGGGTCGGGGGCCGTACTGGTCAACCACTACAGCCCGTTCAAGGTCGCAGAGGAGTTCGCCGTCCTGTCCGCGCTCGCACCCGGACGGATCGACGCCGGCCTCGGCCGGGCCAACGGCTCACCGGCCGCCGACCGTGCGCTCGGAACCGACCGGCACGTCGAAGACCCCGACGGAGACCACGCCGAAAAACTCGAGGCCGTCGTCGCCCACCTCTACGACGAGTTCCCGCCCAGTCACCCCTACAGCGAGCTCGAGCTCCCGCGCTCCGACGGCCGACCGGCCGAGCCGTGGGTGCTCGGCTCGAGTCCCTCGAGTGCGGCGGTCGCCGCCGAACTGGGACTGCCGTACTGCTTCGCGGCGTTCATCCGCCCACAGTTCGCAACGCGTTCGTTCGAGGTGTATCGAGAGGAGTTCGAGCCGTCGTCGCTGACCGGGGGCGTCGACGAGCCACGTGGAATGGTCGCCGTGAACGCGGTGTGTGCCGAGACCGACGAGGACGCGGCGAGACTCCGGGCTGTGGCCGAGGCGACCTACAGACGGATGCGACGCGGCGTCGTCGGTACGAGGCCGACCGTCGCGGAGGCGATCGACGAACTCGGCGGCGTCCCCGATCCGACGCCCGAACCGCTCGAAGAGGACGAGTGGCCGCGGTCGATCTCCGGTAGTCCGGAGACGCTCGCTTCCCTGATAGAGCAGCTTGCTGACCGCGTCGGCGTCAGCGAGGTGATGATCCAGCACGTGATGCCCGATCACGACACTGCACAGCGTTCTCACGAACTTCTGGCCGGGGGTGTCGGTTTGCAGTAG
- a CDS encoding acyl-CoA dehydrogenase family protein, whose amino-acid sequence MDYADSDRAQEVAARARDLMEEVVLPIERERAGGMAVSGGTVAELREAAREYDIYAPQISEEYGGMGLSFRDALPAFEEAGRSQLGPVAMRVDAPDEGNMHLLELAGNELQKETYLQPLVDGEIASGFSMTEPLEGGGSDPKMIQTTAEKDGDEWVIDGHKWWTSNGLEADVLIVLARTDQDAHPYEGCSLFLVPADADGVDIVRDVPHMGGGVREASHAEILYQNVRVPEEHLLGELDNGFTHAQERLGPARLTHCMRFSGMAQRALEVAKAYLTEREAFGSSLADKQALRYQIAEAEANLHVARTAIRDAADRIAAGEDARVAVSMCKVYAARVTQDAIDLAVQCLGANGIGKDLPVSDFYEAIRKFRIVDGADEVHKRVIARHAFDDVDEAELEALTRFNDPVSRRPGGN is encoded by the coding sequence ATGGACTACGCAGACTCCGATCGCGCACAGGAGGTCGCCGCTCGAGCCCGCGACCTGATGGAGGAGGTCGTCTTGCCCATCGAACGCGAACGAGCCGGTGGGATGGCAGTCTCGGGCGGGACCGTCGCCGAACTGCGCGAGGCCGCTCGCGAGTACGACATTTACGCACCCCAGATCTCCGAGGAGTACGGGGGAATGGGGCTTTCCTTCCGGGACGCCCTGCCGGCGTTCGAAGAAGCCGGCCGAAGCCAGCTCGGCCCCGTCGCGATGCGCGTCGACGCGCCAGACGAGGGCAACATGCACCTGCTCGAACTCGCCGGAAACGAACTCCAGAAGGAGACCTACCTCCAGCCGCTGGTCGACGGCGAAATCGCCTCCGGGTTCTCGATGACCGAACCGCTCGAGGGCGGCGGCTCTGACCCGAAGATGATCCAGACGACCGCGGAGAAAGACGGCGACGAGTGGGTCATCGATGGCCACAAGTGGTGGACCTCCAACGGGCTCGAGGCAGACGTCCTGATCGTCCTCGCGCGTACCGACCAGGACGCCCACCCATACGAAGGGTGTTCGCTCTTCCTCGTTCCTGCCGACGCCGACGGCGTCGATATCGTCCGCGACGTGCCCCACATGGGCGGTGGCGTTCGCGAGGCTTCACACGCCGAGATCCTCTACCAAAACGTTCGGGTCCCCGAGGAACACCTGCTCGGCGAACTCGACAACGGCTTTACGCACGCCCAGGAACGGCTCGGTCCCGCCCGACTCACCCACTGTATGCGCTTTTCGGGGATGGCCCAGCGCGCACTCGAGGTCGCGAAAGCCTACCTCACCGAGCGCGAGGCGTTCGGCTCGTCGCTCGCCGACAAGCAGGCCCTTCGCTACCAGATCGCCGAGGCCGAGGCCAACCTCCACGTCGCTCGAACGGCGATCCGCGACGCCGCAGACCGCATCGCCGCTGGCGAGGACGCCCGCGTCGCCGTCTCCATGTGCAAGGTCTACGCCGCCCGCGTCACCCAGGACGCCATCGACCTCGCAGTCCAGTGTCTCGGCGCTAACGGCATCGGCAAGGATCTCCCCGTCTCTGACTTCTACGAGGCCATCCGCAAGTTCCGCATCGTCGACGGCGCAGACGAGGTCCACAAGCGCGTTATCGCACGCCACGCCTTCGACGACGTCGACGAGGCCGAACTCGAGGCTCTGACCCGGTTCAACGATCCAGTGAGCCGTCGTCCCGGCGGTAACTGA